One Candidatus Krumholzibacteriia bacterium genomic region harbors:
- a CDS encoding transglutaminase domain-containing protein, with protein sequence MLGLLCSGPVDAPAAARDPLFAAAHPQAPVLVLSDHVRVFAHYDSDRAGISGTHTREIVYWIRDRRGRDQVNRQFRWTSPRWTAEKFEIEIESTDGSTSRTDDDDLDWIPVSDADGSVYRLDSEAAYTVVQGLRTGDLLRVRSRHRIRGLHGLHQVEWDGAASLPVARRRLDLAYPDDHTLTVGIRAPEVVAGHLSTTDSGDDGTQSRTIVVDASGPDGDPLAAHGGELVITPHFVAVGDDLPKTVFAAGPDWEAVARGYARRVDSHLAADEALARTARAIVDGVDDERTRVELLYRHVQETCRYLGLFDGLGGILPRPASETARKGFGDCKGLSALLIAMCRAVGIDAHPVLVRTRRSGPLDPSVPNLVQFDHFIAWADVAGGLWLDPTYDFCPAGLVPTANAASPVLLLHPDRPGLVEIGTDRARAGSLDYVIEAEIDAHGSMDAVVTETATDTAGLYRRINLADTEVDARVLARAVMNRSLARSVVAMRPTEAGWGQPTVTELHFAADRAGTKAGDILYLPRALVRVPREVTGFSDRSAPGDLRFLADRSERWAVALPLGASVEPDSSRVEAPGLTWTYRVRLRRAMMLVEREYRWDRRELATGQLEDLEAAIDRIVEAERGYLTIQMPAER encoded by the coding sequence GTGCTCGGCCTCCTCTGTTCCGGGCCCGTCGACGCGCCCGCGGCGGCACGTGACCCGCTGTTCGCCGCCGCGCATCCGCAGGCGCCGGTCCTCGTCCTGAGCGATCACGTCCGCGTGTTCGCCCACTACGACTCCGACCGGGCGGGAATCTCGGGAACGCACACCCGCGAGATCGTCTACTGGATTCGCGATCGGCGCGGTCGAGACCAGGTCAACCGGCAGTTCCGATGGACCTCGCCCCGCTGGACGGCCGAGAAGTTCGAGATCGAGATCGAGTCGACGGACGGATCGACAAGTCGCACCGACGACGACGACCTCGACTGGATCCCCGTGTCCGACGCTGACGGAAGCGTGTACAGGCTCGACAGCGAGGCGGCCTACACGGTGGTGCAGGGTTTGCGGACGGGGGATCTCCTGCGCGTCCGCTCCCGACATCGGATCCGTGGCCTGCACGGTCTGCATCAAGTCGAGTGGGATGGTGCCGCGAGTCTCCCCGTGGCGCGACGCCGTCTGGACCTCGCGTATCCCGATGATCACACGCTCACGGTCGGCATTCGTGCCCCGGAGGTGGTCGCCGGACATCTGAGCACGACCGACTCCGGGGACGACGGCACGCAGTCGCGCACCATCGTCGTCGACGCATCGGGACCGGACGGCGATCCGTTGGCGGCGCACGGTGGCGAACTCGTCATCACGCCGCACTTCGTGGCGGTGGGTGACGACCTGCCGAAGACCGTGTTCGCCGCGGGGCCGGACTGGGAGGCGGTCGCGCGCGGCTACGCGCGGCGCGTGGACAGCCATCTGGCGGCGGACGAGGCGCTCGCCCGGACCGCCCGCGCGATCGTCGACGGTGTCGACGACGAGCGAACCCGCGTGGAACTGCTCTACCGTCATGTCCAGGAGACGTGCCGCTACCTGGGACTGTTCGACGGCCTGGGCGGAATCCTGCCCCGTCCCGCGAGCGAGACGGCGCGAAAGGGCTTCGGCGACTGCAAGGGACTGAGTGCACTCCTGATCGCCATGTGCCGGGCCGTGGGGATCGACGCGCATCCCGTCCTGGTGCGAACACGGCGATCGGGTCCGCTCGACCCCAGTGTTCCCAATCTCGTGCAGTTCGATCACTTCATCGCCTGGGCCGATGTCGCGGGCGGTCTCTGGCTCGATCCCACCTACGACTTCTGTCCGGCCGGGCTCGTGCCCACTGCCAACGCCGCGTCGCCGGTCCTGCTGTTGCACCCGGATCGACCGGGCCTGGTCGAGATCGGAACGGACCGCGCGCGGGCCGGCAGCCTGGACTACGTGATCGAAGCCGAAATCGACGCACACGGGTCCATGGACGCCGTGGTCACGGAGACGGCGACGGACACGGCCGGACTGTACCGGCGCATCAACCTCGCGGACACCGAGGTCGATGCCAGGGTCCTCGCCCGGGCCGTGATGAATCGTTCGCTGGCGCGGTCGGTGGTTGCGATGCGGCCGACGGAGGCGGGCTGGGGGCAACCGACGGTGACGGAACTCCACTTCGCGGCCGATCGTGCGGGCACGAAAGCCGGTGACATCCTCTACCTGCCACGTGCCCTCGTCCGTGTTCCCCGCGAGGTCACGGGCTTCTCCGACCGAAGCGCGCCCGGTGACCTGCGCTTCCTGGCCGACCGTTCGGAGCGGTGGGCCGTGGCGCTGCCGCTCGGCGCCTCGGTCGAGCCCGACAGCAGCCGGGTCGAGGCCCCGGGACTCACCTGGACGTACCGGGTGCGGCTCCGTCGGGCGATGATGCTCGTCGAGCGGGAATACCGGTGGGACCGGCGCGAACTCGCGACCGGCCAACTCGAAGACCTCGAGGCCGCGATCGATCGGATCGTCGAGGCAGAGCGAGGCTACCTGACGATCCAGATGCCGGCCGAGCGCTAG
- a CDS encoding aminotransferase class III-fold pyridoxal phosphate-dependent enzyme: MNADSLREIRDYAGARTTRGISDRAIADFAERDPDLRRAIAAAVEIHRSLREEWGEDLALDETALTERLQDDFVNFYTPKAINPYVPLAAAGPWIVTTHGAVLHDSGGYGMLGLGHAPPEIDEALAHPWVMANVMTPQFSQKRLADRLKAEIGHQRGHCPFSHFICMNSGSESVSVASRICDIHALKMTGAGGRHEGKVLWQVSLAEGFHGRTYRAARVSDATRAVYEKHLASFQEPGDLHVVEPNDVEGLRGLFRQADESNAFIEAVYLEPVMGEGEPGLPLERAFYDVARELTREHGSLLIVDSIQAALRAAGCLSLVDYPGFEDCDAPDAETYSKALNAGQYPLSVLALREETAALYEPGVYGNTMTTNPRALEVGCAVLDAVDADMRRNIQERGAELRAGLEALADEFPGGILKVSGTGLMVNAELDPDRYTVVGDRGFEHFLRTHGVAMIHGGHNGLRFTPHFRITREEIRLILDTVREGMRVMDMKQKTKEAAAGS, from the coding sequence ATGAACGCCGATTCCCTCCGCGAGATCCGCGACTACGCCGGAGCGCGCACGACGCGCGGCATCTCCGACCGAGCGATCGCCGACTTCGCCGAACGCGATCCCGACCTGCGCCGCGCGATCGCGGCCGCGGTGGAGATCCACCGCTCGCTGCGCGAGGAGTGGGGCGAAGACCTCGCCCTCGACGAGACAGCGCTCACCGAGCGTCTGCAGGACGACTTCGTGAACTTCTACACGCCGAAGGCGATCAACCCCTACGTGCCCCTGGCCGCGGCCGGCCCGTGGATCGTGACGACCCACGGCGCGGTGCTGCACGACTCCGGCGGCTACGGAATGCTCGGACTGGGCCATGCTCCGCCGGAGATCGACGAAGCCCTCGCGCATCCCTGGGTCATGGCCAACGTCATGACGCCGCAGTTCAGCCAGAAGCGTCTGGCCGACCGCTTGAAGGCCGAGATCGGCCACCAGCGTGGGCACTGCCCCTTCTCCCACTTCATCTGCATGAACAGCGGTTCCGAGTCGGTGAGCGTGGCCTCGCGGATCTGTGACATCCATGCACTGAAGATGACCGGCGCGGGTGGACGCCACGAGGGCAAGGTCCTGTGGCAGGTCTCGCTGGCCGAGGGATTCCACGGGCGGACCTACCGCGCGGCGCGGGTCTCGGACGCGACGCGCGCCGTGTACGAGAAGCACCTCGCCTCGTTCCAGGAGCCCGGCGACCTGCACGTGGTCGAACCGAACGACGTCGAGGGGCTCCGTGGGCTGTTCCGCCAGGCGGACGAGTCGAACGCCTTCATCGAGGCCGTGTACCTCGAACCGGTCATGGGCGAGGGTGAGCCCGGTCTTCCGCTCGAACGCGCGTTCTACGACGTCGCGCGTGAACTCACACGCGAGCACGGGTCGTTGTTGATCGTCGACTCGATCCAGGCCGCCCTGCGCGCCGCCGGCTGCCTGAGCCTGGTCGACTATCCGGGTTTCGAGGACTGCGACGCACCCGACGCCGAGACCTACTCCAAGGCCCTGAACGCGGGACAGTACCCGCTGTCGGTCCTCGCCCTGCGCGAGGAGACCGCAGCGCTCTACGAGCCGGGCGTGTACGGCAACACGATGACCACCAACCCACGGGCGCTCGAGGTGGGCTGCGCCGTCCTCGACGCAGTGGACGCGGACATGCGCCGCAACATCCAGGAGCGCGGAGCAGAGCTGCGCGCCGGTCTCGAGGCCCTGGCCGACGAGTTCCCCGGCGGGATCCTCAAGGTTTCCGGCACCGGCCTCATGGTGAACGCCGAACTCGACCCCGACCGCTACACCGTCGTCGGCGATCGTGGCTTCGAGCACTTTCTCCGCACCCACGGCGTGGCGATGATCCACGGTGGCCACAACGGGCTGCGCTTCACGCCGCACTTCCGCATCACGCGCGAGGAGATCCGCCTGATCCTCGACACCGTGCGTGAAGGGATGCGGGTGATGGACATGAAGCAGAAGACGAAGGAAGCGGCGGCGGGGAGCTAG
- a CDS encoding transglutaminase-like domain-containing protein — protein sequence MSESTKQVPRSCLAILIAVILGVPTAAVAADSQGPYIGLDEEEILEVVERLRGFALDYEADDQTGVVYLDHSARVEVTGSEYGISKSGVLHALREFDEDEATRTVAVQPGEEVVHARGWIVEGDDAVRWLPSRNVRIDISSEDGRGEVVLAFPGLHEGQTFGWSVVVRAEEPMGARLFPIDADVPVAHGTFTLQTNGRIGYTVQAFNVRRDDFAIQTGEPRNGNDSWIQCVYRDLRADRVDLLGLPWRQRRAHLLLNFKGHFDDDLGMWITIRSWNRIALLFEEALAEAVETSDAVEDQAAQLVEGLQSERARCDALYRFVRDEIATLDLDESLDFRSSEEILEARTGDGIDKAALLVALMRSVGVDARLGFARNRYASGLFHEDPGFWQFTDGVVVVGDPRVSATFYVPGVEGCPARMVPPHLRGVDVVLFGENLEKRSDELFRRAYAEDGGVERRLVQNWLRRVRAADWTQIVAIGGDPRAVVGVLRETRVVDAETAAATVSITAEGITTPGAWARRGTPPEELARRYSEQRGRDPETVREASVEISADDAVVTCRWIEDTALPPRTGNAWILNADVVFGTPFLDFWKGGDRGAVYIPMSWERVRRTVVPLPPGWRLAEEPPSADIINPLFHYRAETSVEDGRLVVERSFRFRAGERGERSLPVLDRDAEQVLDHETRDLVLVPEAADDTATASGDR from the coding sequence ATGTCCGAGAGCACGAAGCAAGTTCCTCGATCCTGTCTCGCGATCCTGATCGCCGTGATCCTCGGTGTCCCGACGGCAGCGGTCGCGGCGGATTCGCAGGGCCCCTACATCGGACTCGACGAGGAGGAGATCCTCGAAGTGGTGGAGCGCCTGCGTGGGTTCGCCCTGGACTACGAGGCCGACGACCAGACCGGAGTCGTCTATCTCGATCACAGCGCGCGCGTCGAAGTGACCGGCAGCGAGTACGGGATCTCGAAGAGCGGCGTCCTCCACGCCCTCCGCGAGTTCGACGAGGACGAAGCGACACGGACGGTCGCGGTGCAGCCGGGAGAGGAGGTCGTCCACGCCCGTGGGTGGATCGTCGAGGGCGATGACGCGGTCCGCTGGTTGCCGTCGAGGAACGTGCGCATCGACATCAGCAGTGAGGACGGACGGGGCGAGGTCGTCCTGGCCTTTCCCGGCCTCCACGAGGGGCAGACCTTCGGTTGGTCCGTCGTCGTCCGGGCCGAGGAGCCCATGGGCGCGCGCTTGTTCCCGATCGATGCGGACGTTCCCGTCGCCCACGGGACGTTCACGCTGCAGACCAACGGCAGGATCGGCTACACGGTCCAGGCCTTCAACGTCAGACGCGACGATTTCGCGATCCAGACGGGTGAGCCGCGCAATGGCAACGACTCCTGGATCCAGTGCGTGTATCGCGATCTGCGGGCCGATCGTGTCGATCTCCTCGGACTCCCCTGGCGTCAACGGCGAGCTCATCTGCTCCTGAACTTCAAGGGCCATTTCGACGACGACCTCGGCATGTGGATCACGATCAGGAGCTGGAACCGGATCGCGCTCCTGTTCGAGGAAGCGCTCGCGGAAGCGGTCGAGACCTCGGACGCGGTCGAAGATCAGGCCGCGCAACTGGTCGAGGGGTTGCAATCGGAGCGCGCACGCTGCGATGCGCTGTACCGCTTCGTCCGGGACGAGATCGCGACGCTGGATCTCGACGAGAGTCTCGACTTCCGGAGTTCCGAGGAGATCCTGGAGGCGAGGACCGGAGACGGGATCGACAAGGCCGCGCTCCTCGTCGCACTCATGCGGAGCGTCGGCGTCGACGCCCGGCTCGGCTTCGCGCGCAATCGCTACGCGAGTGGCCTCTTCCACGAGGATCCGGGGTTCTGGCAGTTCACCGACGGGGTGGTGGTCGTGGGCGATCCGCGGGTGTCGGCGACGTTCTACGTCCCGGGTGTGGAAGGTTGCCCGGCGCGGATGGTCCCCCCACACCTTCGCGGGGTGGACGTGGTGCTGTTCGGCGAGAACCTCGAGAAGCGCAGCGACGAGCTCTTCCGGAGGGCCTACGCCGAGGATGGTGGCGTGGAGCGGCGGCTGGTGCAGAACTGGCTGCGGAGGGTCCGCGCCGCGGATTGGACGCAGATCGTCGCGATCGGAGGAGATCCCCGTGCGGTCGTCGGGGTGCTGCGGGAGACCAGGGTGGTCGACGCCGAAACCGCGGCCGCGACCGTGTCGATCACGGCCGAGGGGATCACGACCCCGGGGGCGTGGGCGCGACGGGGGACGCCGCCCGAGGAACTCGCGCGGCGGTACAGCGAACAGAGGGGTCGGGACCCGGAGACCGTGCGCGAGGCTTCGGTGGAGATCTCGGCGGACGACGCGGTGGTGACCTGCCGCTGGATCGAGGATACGGCGTTGCCACCGCGGACCGGAAACGCGTGGATCCTAAACGCGGACGTGGTCTTCGGTACGCCCTTCCTCGATTTCTGGAAGGGCGGTGATCGGGGCGCCGTCTACATCCCGATGTCCTGGGAGCGGGTCCGGCGCACGGTCGTTCCGCTGCCTCCCGGGTGGCGTCTGGCCGAAGAGCCTCCATCTGCCGACATCATCAATCCGCTGTTCCACTACCGTGCGGAGACCAGCGTCGAGGACGGACGACTGGTCGTGGAGCGGAGCTTCCGTTTCCGGGCGGGCGAGCGGGGCGAGCGATCCCTGCCGGTCCTCGATCGCGATGCGGAGCAGGTCCTGGATCACGAGACCCGCGACCTGGTGCTGGTGCCGGAGGCCGCGGACGACACCGCCACGGCCTCCGGTGACCGATGA